In Clavibacter californiensis, the sequence GTTCCCCCTCGGCTACACGCCGCCCGCGGACGGCCAGCTCGCGCCGCAGTACGTCATCCAGCGCATCGGCGAGATCACGGGACCCGAGGGCGTGTTCGCCTCCGGCGTCGGCCAGCACCAGATGTGGGCCGCGCAGTTCATCAAGTACGAGCGCCCCAACTCCTGGCTCAACTCCGGCGGCGCCGGCACCATGGGCTACTCGGTCCCCGCCGCGATGGGCGCCAAGGTCGCCCAGCCCGACCGGCACGTGTGGGCGATCGACGGCGACGGCTGCTTCCAGATGACCAACCAGGAGCTCGCCACCTGCACGATCAACGACATCCCCATCAAGGTCGCGATCATCAACAACTCGTCGCTCGGCATGGTGCGCCAGTGGCAGACCCTGTTCTACGAGGGCCGCTACTCGAACACCGACCTCAACACGGGAGGCGGCACCCGCATGGTGCCCGACTTCGTGAAGATGGCCGACGCGTACGGCGCCCTCGGGATCCGCGTGACGAAGCCCGAGGAGGTGGACGACGCGATCCGCCTGGCGCTCGCGACCAACGACCGGCCCGTCGTCATCGACTTCGTGGTCAGCCGTGACGCCATGGTGTGGCCGATGGTGCCGCAGGGCCTCAGCAACAGCGCCGTGCAGTACGCCCGCGACCACGCGCCCGACTGGGACGACGACCTCGCCGAGACCGGGAGGACCGAGAAGTGAGCCACATCCTGAGCCTCCTGGTGGAGGACAAGCCCGGCCTCCTCACCCGCGTCGCGGGGCTGTTCGCCCGCCGCGGCTTCAACATCGAGTCGCTCGCCGTCGGCGCGAGCGAGATCGAGGGCCTCTCGCGCATCACGGTCGTCGTGGACGTCGAGGCCCTGCCGCTCGAGCAGGTGACGAAGCAGCTCAACAAGCTGATCAACGTCATCAAGATCGTGGAGCTCGATCCCGGCCAGGCCGTCGAGCGCGAGCACCTGCTCGTCAAGGTGCGCGTGGACAACTCGACCCGCTCGCAGGTGCTCGAGGCCGTGAACCTGTTCCGCGCCCGCGTGGTCGACGTGGCCACCGACGCGCTGATCATCGAGGTCACGGGCGACTCGGGCAAGGTGCAGGCCCTCCTGCGCGTGCTCGAGCCCTTCGGGATCAAGGAGCTCGCGCAGTCGGGGCTCCTCGCCATGGGGCGCGGATCCAAGTCGATCACCGACCGCGTCTTCCGCACCCCCTAGCGCCGACCGCGGCGGGCCGTGGGGACAGCCGCGAGGCTCCCCGCGTCCGGCGCACACGCACGTTCCTCCCGCACGACCACGCCCCGCCCGAACGCGGGGCGGCCAGGCACGACCGCCCCTCGCCCATCGCGGGGACGACAGAACAAGGAGATCCATCACGTGACTGACATCGTCTACGACAAGGACGCCGACCTCTCGCTCATCCAGGGCCGCAAGGTCGCCGTCATCGGCTACGGCTCGCAGGGCCACGCGCACGCGCTGAACCTCCGCGACTCCGGCGTCGAGGTCGTCATCGGCCTCAAGGAGGGCTCGACGAGCCGCGCCAAGGCCGAGGAGCAGGGCTTCACCGTGAAGACGCCGTCCGACGCGTCCGCGTGGGCCGACGTGATCGTCATCCTCGCGCCCGACCAGCACCAGCGCGGCCTCTACGCCGACAGCGTCCGCGACAACCTCACCGAGGGCAAGACGCTCGTCTTCGCGCACGGCTTCAACATCCGCTTCGGCTACATCGAGGCGCCCGAGGGCGTCGACGTCGTCCTCGTCGCCCCCAAGGGCCCGGGCCACACCGTGCGCCGCGAGTTCGAGGCCGGCCGCGGCGTCCCCGTCATCGTCGCCGTCGAGGTCGACGCGTCGGGCAAGGCGTGGGACCTCGCGTGGTCGTACGCCAAGGGCATCGGCGGCCTCCGCGCCGGCGGCATCCGCACCACGTTCACCGAGGAGACCGAGACCGACCTCTTCGGCGAGCAGGCCGTGCTCTGCGGCGGCACCTCGCAGCTCGTCCAGTACGGCTTCGAGACGCTGATCGAGGCGGGCTACCAGCCGCAGATCGCGTACTTCGAGGTGCTGCACGAGCTGAAGCTCATCGTCGACCTCATGTGGGAGGGCGGCATCGCGAAGCAGCGCTGGAGCATCTCCGACACGGCCGAGTACGGCGACTACGTCTCCGGCCCGCGCGTCATCTCGCCGGACGTCAAGGAGAACATGAAGGCCGTCCTCGCGGACATCCAGTCCGGCGCGTTCGCCGACCGCTTCATCAAGGACCAGGACGCCGGCGCGCCGGAGTTCCTCGAGCTCCGCAAGAAGGGCGAGGAGCACCCGATCGAGTCCACCGGCCGCGAGCTGCGCAAGCTCTTCGCGTGGAACAAGGCCGACGACGACTACACGGACGGCTCGGTCGCCCGCTAGCCGTCGCCCCACCCGCACCACCGGACGCCCGGTCGCCTCGCGCGATCGGGCGTCCGCGCGTCCCCGGGCCGTCCCGGGACCGAGGAGCGTGCGGCGGGCGTCCGGATCGGAGCACGTACCATCGGGGGATGCCCCGCACCCCCGACGACGATGCCCTCAGCTGGGCCGGCGAGGAGGCGGATCCCACGCTCGCCCGCTCACCCGAGCCGCAGCGCGCGGTGCCGCGCCGCCGCCCGGACGCCGCCCCCTCGACCGCCACGGGCCGCAC encodes:
- the ilvN gene encoding acetolactate synthase small subunit encodes the protein MSHILSLLVEDKPGLLTRVAGLFARRGFNIESLAVGASEIEGLSRITVVVDVEALPLEQVTKQLNKLINVIKIVELDPGQAVEREHLLVKVRVDNSTRSQVLEAVNLFRARVVDVATDALIIEVTGDSGKVQALLRVLEPFGIKELAQSGLLAMGRGSKSITDRVFRTP
- the ilvC gene encoding ketol-acid reductoisomerase, encoding MTDIVYDKDADLSLIQGRKVAVIGYGSQGHAHALNLRDSGVEVVIGLKEGSTSRAKAEEQGFTVKTPSDASAWADVIVILAPDQHQRGLYADSVRDNLTEGKTLVFAHGFNIRFGYIEAPEGVDVVLVAPKGPGHTVRREFEAGRGVPVIVAVEVDASGKAWDLAWSYAKGIGGLRAGGIRTTFTEETETDLFGEQAVLCGGTSQLVQYGFETLIEAGYQPQIAYFEVLHELKLIVDLMWEGGIAKQRWSISDTAEYGDYVSGPRVISPDVKENMKAVLADIQSGAFADRFIKDQDAGAPEFLELRKKGEEHPIESTGRELRKLFAWNKADDDYTDGSVAR